The proteins below are encoded in one region of Apium graveolens cultivar Ventura chromosome 4, ASM990537v1, whole genome shotgun sequence:
- the LOC141719924 gene encoding agamous-like MADS-box protein AGL62 has translation MAKKFSIGRQKIKIAKIERKNHLQVTFSKRRSGLFKKASELCTLCGVEIAIIVFSPAGKVFSFGHPNVEGIIDRFFSRNPPPSNSSTLHLVEAHLSMTVCELNFHLTQIFNELEGERKRGEALDDMRQASQSQFWWESPVEKMGFDELQQLKDCMEALKKNVNNQANSILIENANSNLPPFGFNGHRAFNQFEAKPNQIDPASHVPGYRYGNGYFGLSNFTA, from the coding sequence ATGGCCAAAAAGTTCAGCATTGGCCGCCAAAAGATCAAGATTGCGAAAATAGAGCGTAAGAATCACCTGCAAGTTACCTTCTCAAAGCGTCGATCAGGCCTTTTTAAGAAGGCAAGTGAGCTCTGTACACTTTGTGGAGTTGAGATTGCCATTATAGTCTTTTCTCCAGCTGGAAAAGTGTTCTCCTTTGGACATCCTAATGTTGAAGGTATAATTGATAGGTTTTTTAGTCGCAATCCTCCACCTTCAAACTCAAGCACTCTCCATCTCGTTGAAGCTCATCTTAGTATGACTGTTTGCGAGCTGAACTTCCATCTCACACAGATTTTCAATGAACTAGAGGGTGAGAGGAAGAGAGGAGAGGCACTTGATGACATGAGGCAAGCTAGCCAGAGCCAGTTTTGGTGGGAATCTCCAGTCGAAAAGATGGGATTTGATGAGCTTCAACAATTGAAGGACTGCATGGAAGCGTTGAAGAAAAATGTCAACAATCAAGCTAATAGCATCTTGATTGAGAATGCAAATTCTAATTTGCCACCTTTTGGTTTTAATGGACACAGGGCCTTTAATCAGTTTGAAGCTAAGCCTAATCAGATTGATCCTGCTTCTCATGTCCCTGGTTACAGATATGGTAATGGTTATTTTGGTCTGAGCAACTTTACTGCGTAA